A region of Lichenibacterium dinghuense DNA encodes the following proteins:
- a CDS encoding GNAT family N-acetyltransferase — MSCVPSPVPPAPLPAEGVAVRREAAVDYHATARLAAEAFAAAAGRFTPEGLRWLYEDGYGQGATVLAAYAGARKVGQAALLHQTLTVDGRGEPAAALVDVFLLESHRSLPAVVGLYRAVEAACRERGLRFILSVPNAMAADVNARVLRLREVARLDIRIGVAGLPVPGVRVASHRAADLDPGRARELVAPFCGGPQVGLGWTPDALWSRLGRPGANYGLHVGENLLAVSAPRAARGLPHALICALLPRPGAAVSRRDVSAAVAAACRLQRRPFFVYAGLNAAVPPPGLPLPARLRPSPMVLQLRDLKRGALPVPIERFETLDFDFA, encoded by the coding sequence ATGAGCTGCGTCCCGTCCCCCGTCCCGCCCGCACCCCTCCCCGCCGAAGGCGTCGCCGTGCGCCGCGAGGCGGCGGTGGACTATCACGCGACGGCGCGCCTCGCCGCCGAGGCCTTCGCGGCAGCGGCCGGCCGCTTCACGCCCGAGGGCCTGCGCTGGCTATACGAGGACGGCTACGGGCAGGGCGCGACGGTGCTGGCCGCCTATGCGGGTGCGCGCAAGGTCGGGCAGGCCGCCCTGCTCCACCAGACGCTGACGGTCGACGGCCGCGGCGAGCCCGCGGCGGCGCTGGTCGACGTCTTCCTGCTCGAGTCCCACCGCTCCCTGCCCGCAGTGGTGGGGCTCTACCGCGCCGTCGAGGCGGCCTGCCGGGAGCGCGGCCTGCGCTTCATCCTGTCCGTGCCGAACGCCATGGCGGCCGACGTCAACGCCCGCGTGCTGCGCCTGCGCGAGGTCGCCCGGCTCGACATCAGGATCGGCGTCGCCGGCCTGCCGGTGCCGGGCGTCCGCGTGGCGTCGCACCGCGCGGCGGATCTCGATCCGGGGCGGGCGCGCGAGCTCGTCGCCCCCTTCTGCGGCGGCCCGCAGGTGGGCCTCGGCTGGACGCCGGACGCGCTGTGGTCGCGGCTCGGCCGCCCGGGCGCGAACTACGGGCTGCACGTGGGCGAGAACCTTCTCGCGGTGTCGGCCCCGCGCGCGGCGCGCGGCCTGCCCCACGCGCTGATCTGCGCGCTCCTGCCCCGTCCCGGCGCCGCGGTGAGCCGGCGCGACGTCAGCGCCGCCGTCGCGGCGGCCTGCCGCCTCCAGCGCCGCCCGTTCTTCGTCTACGCGGGGCTCAACGCCGCCGTGCCGCCGCCGGGCCTGCCCCTGCCCGCCCGCCTGCGCCCCTCGCCGATGGTTCTGCAGTTGCGCGACCTCAAGCGCGGCGCCCTGCCCGTGCCGATCGAACGCTTTGAGACGCTCGACTTCGACTTCGCCTGA
- a CDS encoding putative bifunctional diguanylate cyclase/phosphodiesterase yields MDGRIATLSLAVSKRRMSVICGLCVVAVLWGGVAYKGLQDLDEARRASDRSNAAVALMFEENVVHVIAEIDKSLLFMRSVVEARGTAGFSGLMEAARGLLNDVLIQVAVLDAGGVMRATTWGPQPPPPTDLSDRKHFTAQRDAAGDGLYISVPVLGRATGKTTVQFSRRTLGPGGAFGGVVVASLDPARLADFFNRIDLGSKASLALIGDDGIVRATGGADAPVPMGADVRGTALGALLAGGREGTFALPAESGLPDRVVTLERVRGQPLAVAVSVPEADIDRDAKASLFDDTLLACLLTVLVAVAVAKLLRIEAERAEAERGVLRLALRDPLTDLPNRRDFRAKLDAADAAARCRAGSAPYAVLLLDVDGFKFVNDTLGHGVGDSLLVAIGERLRSVMQEGAVVARLGGDEFAVLIPDAPRYAVDVIAARICAVMAKPFAVDRHTVRSGACVGIAFGPEDGGDADEVLAAADLALYAAKGGQRGRFLRFRGAMRDELTERRALEADLAAALDAGGLDLHFQPTVDLATGAIAGFEALARWDRPGHGAVSPALFVTVAEECGLIGLIGEWALREACGQARRWPAPLRVAVNLSPVQFLGPDVVALVAGVLRDTGLPADRLELELTERVLLDDVASTLKTLHGLKALGVSIAMDDFGTGHSSLGYLRQFPFDRIKVDRSFVSEVGLDEQHAAIVRAVVDIARSAGMATTAEGVETEEQRERVASLGCTTAQGYLFSRAVPAAEVPALIAAWPAARPIAA; encoded by the coding sequence ATGGATGGGCGGATCGCGACCTTGTCGCTGGCGGTGTCGAAGCGCCGGATGTCGGTGATCTGCGGCCTGTGCGTCGTCGCCGTGCTGTGGGGCGGCGTCGCCTACAAGGGCCTGCAGGACCTCGACGAGGCGCGGCGCGCGTCCGACCGCTCGAACGCCGCCGTCGCGCTGATGTTCGAGGAGAACGTCGTCCACGTCATCGCCGAGATCGACAAGTCGCTGCTGTTCATGCGCAGCGTCGTCGAGGCCCGGGGCACCGCCGGCTTCAGCGGCCTGATGGAGGCCGCCCGCGGGCTTCTCAATGACGTGCTGATCCAGGTCGCGGTGCTCGACGCCGGCGGCGTCATGCGCGCCACCACCTGGGGCCCGCAGCCGCCGCCCCCCACCGACCTCAGCGACCGCAAGCACTTCACCGCGCAGCGCGACGCGGCGGGCGACGGGCTCTACATCAGCGTGCCCGTGCTCGGCCGCGCCACCGGCAAGACCACGGTGCAGTTCAGCCGCCGCACGCTCGGGCCCGGCGGCGCCTTCGGCGGCGTCGTCGTGGCCTCGCTCGACCCGGCCCGGCTCGCGGACTTCTTCAACCGCATCGACCTCGGCTCCAAGGCGTCGCTCGCCCTCATCGGCGACGACGGCATCGTGCGGGCGACGGGCGGCGCGGACGCGCCCGTGCCGATGGGGGCGGACGTGCGCGGGACGGCGCTCGGCGCGCTGCTCGCCGGAGGGCGCGAGGGCACCTTCGCCCTGCCCGCCGAGAGCGGGTTGCCGGACCGCGTCGTCACGCTGGAACGCGTGCGCGGCCAGCCGCTCGCGGTCGCGGTGTCGGTCCCGGAAGCGGACATCGACCGCGACGCGAAGGCGAGCCTGTTCGACGACACGCTCCTGGCCTGCCTGCTGACCGTGCTGGTGGCCGTCGCGGTCGCGAAGCTGCTCCGCATCGAGGCGGAGCGGGCCGAAGCCGAACGCGGCGTGCTCCGCCTCGCCCTGCGAGACCCGCTGACGGACCTGCCGAACCGCCGCGATTTCCGGGCGAAGCTCGATGCGGCGGATGCGGCGGCGCGCTGCCGCGCCGGCTCAGCGCCCTATGCTGTGCTGCTGCTCGACGTCGACGGCTTCAAGTTCGTCAACGACACGCTCGGCCACGGTGTCGGCGACAGCCTGCTCGTCGCCATCGGCGAGCGCCTGCGCTCGGTCATGCAGGAGGGCGCCGTCGTGGCGCGGCTCGGCGGGGACGAGTTCGCGGTGCTGATCCCGGACGCGCCGCGCTATGCCGTCGACGTCATCGCGGCCCGCATCTGCGCCGTCATGGCGAAGCCCTTCGCGGTCGACCGCCACACGGTCAGGTCCGGGGCCTGCGTGGGCATCGCCTTCGGTCCGGAGGACGGCGGCGACGCCGACGAGGTGCTGGCCGCCGCCGACCTCGCCCTCTACGCCGCCAAGGGCGGCCAGCGCGGTCGCTTCCTCCGCTTCAGGGGAGCGATGCGCGACGAGCTGACCGAGCGCCGGGCGCTCGAAGCCGACCTCGCGGCCGCGCTCGACGCCGGCGGCCTCGACCTGCACTTCCAGCCCACCGTGGACCTCGCCACCGGCGCCATCGCGGGCTTCGAGGCCCTGGCCCGCTGGGACCGACCCGGACACGGCGCGGTGTCGCCGGCGCTGTTCGTGACCGTCGCGGAGGAATGCGGGCTGATCGGGCTGATCGGGGAATGGGCGCTCAGGGAAGCCTGCGGGCAGGCCCGCCGATGGCCGGCTCCCCTGCGGGTCGCCGTGAACCTGTCGCCGGTGCAGTTCCTCGGGCCCGACGTCGTCGCCCTCGTGGCCGGCGTGCTGCGCGACACGGGGTTGCCGGCTGATCGGCTTGAGCTGGAGCTCACGGAGCGCGTGCTGCTCGACGACGTGGCCTCGACGCTCAAAACCCTGCACGGGCTGAAGGCGCTCGGCGTCTCGATCGCCATGGACGACTTCGGCACCGGCCACTCGTCGCTCGGCTACCTGCGCCAGTTCCCCTTCGACCGCATCAAGGTCGACCGATCCTTCGTGTCGGAGGTCGGCCTCGACGAGCAGCACGCCGCCATCGTGCGCGCCGTGGTGGACATCGCCCGCAGCGCCGGCATGGCGACCACCGCGGAGGGCGTCGAGACCGAGGAGCAGCGCGAACGGGTGGCGTCGCTCGGCTGCACCACGGCCCAGGGCTACCTGTTCTCGCGCGCCGTGCCGGCCGCCGAGGTGCCGGCGCTGATCGCCGCCTGGCCGGCCGCGCGGCCCATCGCCGCCTGA